GATTGCGAGGCCCGCAGCGCGCGCTACGTGAGCGCCACCTACTTCGGCCATCCGGACTTCGTCGGCGAACCCGTCGCGGTGAGGCATTTCGAGGAGAGCGACGTGCGCACCGTGACCCTGGCCGGCGCGCGCGACCTCGTCACGCGAACGATCAACGCAGCCTGCGCCGTTCGCCCCAAGGAAGCCAGGGAACAGCAGCAGCAGCCCAAGCCCGAAGGCGAGCTACTTCCGCGCTGAGCCCGCGACCATGTCGAAGCGGAACAGCCGGCATTCGATCGGGCCGTTCCACATCGGCACGCGGCGCGACTCCTTCAGGCGCATCTGCTTGGGCAGCTTCAGGTCGGGCGTGAGCACCCAGGCGGTCCAGCCGGCGTAGTTCTTCTTCCAGTGGGTGGCGAGCTGCGGGAAGAATTCGCCGCCGTCGCCCTCGCCACCTGCTTCACCGCCTGAGGTCTGCGCCGATTCGCGCGCACCCGAGCGCCCCGTGCCGGCCACGCCGCCCACCTCGATGCGCTCACCGTACGGCGGGTTGAGCATGATCACGCCGCCCTCGGCCGGCGGCATGCGCTGCAGCGCGTCGCCGCCGCGGAACTCGATGGCCTGCGCCACACCGGCGCGCTCGGCGTTGCGTTCGGCAAAGTCGACCATGCGGTGCGACACGTCGGAGCCGAAGATCGCCACGCTGCCCTCGCGCACGGCCGTCTCGGCCTCCTGCCTGATGACCGTCCACACGTGCGTCTGGAACGGCAGCAGCTTCTCGAAGCCGAAGCGCCGCAGCGACCCGGCCGCGATGCCTCGCGCGATCTGCGCCGCCTCGATGGCGATGGTGCCGCTGCCGCAGCAGGGGTCGTACAGCGGCTGGGTCGACACCTCGCCGGTCTCGGGGTTCCACCAGCCGCTGGCGGCCAGCATGGCGGCGGCCAGGGTTTCCTTCAGCGGGGCGTCGCCCTTGTCCTGGCGCCAACCGCGCTTGAACAGCGGTTCGCCCGAGGTGTCGATGTAAAGCGTGCAGGTGTCGGTGGTCAGGTGGGCGAACACGCGGCAGTCGGGCCACTGGGTCTCGATGCTCGGGCGCACGCCGTTGGCCTTGGCGCGGAAACGGTCGGCAATGGCGTCCTTGATGCGCAGGGTGGCGAAGTTCAGGCTCTGCAGCGGGCTGTGCTGGGCGGTGGTCTCGATCTTGAAGGTCTGTTTGGGGGTGAACCAGATCTCCCAGGCCACGCCGTTGGCAATGGCGTACAGGTCGTTCTCGCTGCGGTAGGGCGCGTGGGCCAGTTCGACCAGCACGCGTTGGGCGAGCCGGCAGTGCAGGTTGAGCTTCAAGGCGTCGCGCCAGTCGGCACGCACCCGCACGCCGCCGCGCAACGTGAGCAGGTCTTGCCCGACGCGGCCGGTCAGGGCGTGCACCTCCTGGGCGAGGAATTCCTCGACGCCGGCGGCGCAAGGCAGGAAAAAGGAGAGATCGTTCACGGAAATTAGGCCATCGGGGAACCCGACTAGGGGACTCCATTGTCGCCGCGTCACGCGCCTTCTCTATATAGTCGATTCGCCGATGACCCCCACCCCCGCATCACCGACCGCGCCGGCCGCCGCCAGCGACAGCAGCGACGACCGCTTCGCGATCCAGTGCGAGGTGCTGCGGCTGTCCGTGCGGCCCATCGGACCGGTGCTGCTGGTGCAGTACCTGCTGAACTGCGGCGTGGCGGCGCTCTTCGCCTGGCAGTACTCGCTGACGCGCGCACTGATCTGGATCGCGCTGGTCACGGGGGTGACGGTGATGCGCGGCTTCTTCCCCCAACGCCTGCCAGAGCCCTTCACGCCCGAAACGCTGCGCGAGGCGCAGCGCACGCACACGCTGCGCACAGCCATCTGGGAGCTGGCGCACGGGCTGGCCGGGGTGCTGCTGTTCAACCCCGCGAGCGCCGACCTGCAGCTGCTGCTGGGCCTGATCCTGATGGGCATGACGCTGTCGTCGGCCTTCTCGGTGTCGTTCTACACGCCGGCCACGCAGCTCGCCATCACGCTGCTGCTGGCGCCGATCATCGTCACCGGCCTCTGGATGGGCGCGCCGGTGATGATGGCCGTGGCGGTCATCGGCATCGGCCTGATCGCGATGATGTGGAAGCTGGTGGCCGAGCGCTCGCGCCAGCTCGAAGAGAACATCGGCCTGCGGCTGAACGAGCGCACCCTGCGCGAACAGGCACTGGCCGGCCTGCGCGCCTCCGAACACGCGCAGGCCGAGCGGCTGCGCTTCTTCTCGGCCGCCAACCACGACCTGCGCCAGCCGGTGATGGCCATCGGCCTGCAGGCCGAGGTGCTGCGCCAGCAGCTGAACAACGGCGCGGACATGGAGGCGGTGCAGCACACGGTGGGCTCGCTGGCGCGGGCGCAGCAGGCGCTCGAAGGGCTGACCAACCAGCTGCTGGAAATCGGCCGCATCGAGGCCGCGGTCGATCCGCTGCGCCCGGCGGCGGTGGCGCTGGCGCCGCTGCTGCAGGAACTGGCGCGCCAGGCGGGCGACGGCCGCGTGCTGGTGCGCTGCCCGCACGATGCAATCGCCTGGAGCGACACGGTGTCGCTGCGCCGCGTGCTCGCCAACCTGGTCGACAACGCCGTCAAGTTCACGCCGCGCGGGCGCGTGCTGCTGGCGGTGCGGGCG
This is a stretch of genomic DNA from Variovorax paradoxus. It encodes these proteins:
- a CDS encoding surface-adhesin E family protein, producing MKRLPLFCLVLLASVGVRAEWFTLSGTPGDATSSYVQVEPTSVEVDGSNRLVSLRMSLPEDRTGRDGIRFRSFQARAKVDCEARSARYVSATYFGHPDFVGEPVAVRHFEESDVRTVTLAGARDLVTRTINAACAVRPKEAREQQQQPKPEGELLPR
- a CDS encoding THUMP domain-containing class I SAM-dependent RNA methyltransferase — translated: MNDLSFFLPCAAGVEEFLAQEVHALTGRVGQDLLTLRGGVRVRADWRDALKLNLHCRLAQRVLVELAHAPYRSENDLYAIANGVAWEIWFTPKQTFKIETTAQHSPLQSLNFATLRIKDAIADRFRAKANGVRPSIETQWPDCRVFAHLTTDTCTLYIDTSGEPLFKRGWRQDKGDAPLKETLAAAMLAASGWWNPETGEVSTQPLYDPCCGSGTIAIEAAQIARGIAAGSLRRFGFEKLLPFQTHVWTVIRQEAETAVREGSVAIFGSDVSHRMVDFAERNAERAGVAQAIEFRGGDALQRMPPAEGGVIMLNPPYGERIEVGGVAGTGRSGARESAQTSGGEAGGEGDGGEFFPQLATHWKKNYAGWTAWVLTPDLKLPKQMRLKESRRVPMWNGPIECRLFRFDMVAGSARK
- a CDS encoding ATP-binding response regulator — encoded protein: MTPTPASPTAPAAASDSSDDRFAIQCEVLRLSVRPIGPVLLVQYLLNCGVAALFAWQYSLTRALIWIALVTGVTVMRGFFPQRLPEPFTPETLREAQRTHTLRTAIWELAHGLAGVLLFNPASADLQLLLGLILMGMTLSSAFSVSFYTPATQLAITLLLAPIIVTGLWMGAPVMMAVAVIGIGLIAMMWKLVAERSRQLEENIGLRLNERTLREQALAGLRASEHAQAERLRFFSAANHDLRQPVMAIGLQAEVLRQQLNNGADMEAVQHTVGSLARAQQALEGLTNQLLEIGRIEAAVDPLRPAAVALAPLLQELARQAGDGRVLVRCPHDAIAWSDTVSLRRVLANLVDNAVKFTPRGRVLLAVRARRRGTARAWRVEVRDSGIGIAADAQQRVFNDFEQIGNVERNLQRGHGLGLAIVRRLAAQLGIEVSLRSAPGRGSVFSFELPAAPESAVVAARPAAAAQDDGDEATRTPLRPGLAVLVVEDNTVVADSLSALLLQWEVEPRVYASAAEALALADLRALDAALCDIRLPGALDGIALAEKLQRQKPSLAIALISADINEATQRLAAERGWHALRKPVQPDELRGVLLKAQQQLRS